The following proteins come from a genomic window of Actinomycetes bacterium:
- the fmt gene encoding methionyl-tRNA formyltransferase, whose protein sequence is MRTPARAARPAPRSHGAQAAALPWRPGCGDVHAGEASTGSGEASTGSGEAPAGQALGRKALGVRVVYFGTPAAAVPPLEALLASGHEVVGVVTRPDKPRDHRGGRPSPSPLKQAAERHGLEIVQPERGRDPELPARLAAFRADIGMTCAFGFLLPPEVLASFPRGVLNLHFSLLPAYRGPAPVQRALLDGRTVTGVCTFVIDEGMDTGPLLLSAEVPILPGEDAGALTARLAEVGAQVTVETLDALEQGAISPRPQPADGASLAPKVTPDEARLDWGASSARVVNAVRAFTPAPGAWTTLRGRRLKLLEARVAAGPSEASPGLPGSETVSGAEAVTGAHPAPAARAAGRLGLAPGELELGPGGVLLAGTGDGVVELVRVQPEGRRPMSGPEFARGARPAAGEWLGDR, encoded by the coding sequence GTGAGGACCCCGGCAAGGGCTGCCCGGCCGGCGCCGCGCTCCCACGGCGCCCAGGCTGCCGCGCTCCCGTGGCGTCCAGGCTGCGGCGACGTCCATGCCGGCGAGGCGTCGACCGGATCCGGCGAGGCGTCGACCGGGTCCGGCGAGGCGCCGGCCGGGCAGGCGCTCGGAAGGAAGGCCCTAGGCGTGCGCGTGGTCTACTTCGGCACCCCCGCCGCGGCCGTCCCGCCGCTCGAGGCCCTGCTCGCCTCCGGGCACGAGGTGGTGGGCGTGGTCACCCGGCCCGACAAGCCCCGCGACCACCGCGGCGGCCGGCCGTCGCCGTCCCCGCTCAAGCAGGCCGCCGAGCGGCACGGCCTGGAGATCGTCCAGCCCGAGCGCGGCCGCGACCCGGAGCTTCCCGCCCGGCTCGCCGCGTTCCGGGCCGACATCGGGATGACCTGCGCGTTCGGCTTCCTGCTGCCGCCCGAGGTGCTGGCCTCGTTCCCCAGGGGCGTGCTGAACCTGCACTTTTCGCTGCTGCCCGCCTACCGCGGGCCCGCCCCGGTCCAGCGGGCGCTGCTCGACGGGCGCACCGTCACCGGGGTCTGCACGTTCGTGATCGACGAAGGCATGGACACCGGCCCGCTGCTGCTGTCGGCCGAGGTCCCGATCCTGCCCGGCGAGGACGCCGGCGCCCTCACCGCCCGCCTGGCCGAGGTGGGCGCCCAGGTCACCGTCGAGACGCTGGACGCGCTCGAGCAGGGCGCGATCTCGCCCCGGCCGCAGCCGGCCGACGGCGCGAGCCTGGCCCCGAAGGTCACCCCGGACGAGGCCCGCCTGGACTGGGGCGCCTCCAGCGCCCGGGTGGTCAACGCGGTGCGCGCCTTCACCCCGGCCCCGGGCGCCTGGACCACCCTGCGCGGCCGGCGGCTCAAGCTGCTCGAGGCGCGGGTGGCCGCCGGTCCCAGCGAAGCCTCGCCCGGCCTGCCCGGCTCGGAGACCGTCAGCGGCGCCGAGGCGGTGACAGGCGCCCACCCGGCACCGGCCGCGCGGGCGGCCGGGCGGCTCGGCCTGGCCCCTGGGGAGCTCGAGCTCGGCCCCGGAGGCGTGCTGCTGGCCGGGACGGGCGACGGCGTGGTCGAGCTGGTCCGCGTCCAGCCGGAGGGGAGGCGGCCGATGTCGGGTCCCGAGTTCGCCAGGGGCGCGCGGCCGGCGGCGGGGGAGTGGCTCGGGGACCGGTGA
- the def gene encoding peptide deformylase: MALLEIRLFGDPVLKERAAPVTEFGPDLARFGDDLLETMCAAAGVGLAAPQVGVLKRMFAYDLGVNEETGEHPFGVLVNPVITRRAGEQDGEEGCLSLPGIYYDCVRAMAVTVAARDVHGAPLTLEGSGLLARVFQHEIDHLDGVLFLERLSRADRKRALKQWRERDLDLEAPGVAPHVHRSDAAKML, encoded by the coding sequence GTGGCCCTGCTCGAGATCCGCCTGTTCGGCGACCCGGTCTTGAAGGAGCGCGCTGCGCCGGTCACCGAGTTCGGACCGGACCTTGCCCGCTTCGGCGACGACCTGCTCGAGACGATGTGCGCGGCCGCGGGCGTCGGGCTGGCCGCGCCCCAGGTCGGCGTGCTGAAGCGGATGTTCGCCTACGACCTCGGGGTGAACGAGGAGACCGGCGAGCACCCGTTCGGGGTGCTGGTCAACCCGGTCATCACCAGGCGCGCCGGCGAGCAGGACGGCGAGGAGGGCTGCCTGTCGCTGCCCGGCATCTACTACGACTGCGTGCGGGCGATGGCGGTGACGGTCGCCGCCCGGGACGTGCACGGCGCGCCGCTCACCCTCGAGGGCTCCGGCCTGCTCGCCCGCGTGTTCCAGCACGAGATCGACCACCTGGACGGGGTGCTGTTCCTCGAACGGCTGTCCCGGGCGGACCGCAAGCGGGCCCTGAAGCAGTGGCGCGAGCGGGACCTCGACCTGGAGGCGCCCGGGGTCGCACCGCACGTCCACCGCTCCGACGCCGCCAAGATGCTGTAG